In Minwuia thermotolerans, one genomic interval encodes:
- a CDS encoding MarR family winged helix-turn-helix transcriptional regulator: MVDLNKLSSASLAPEEPAVRQAIELLFFAYRDFTSGPDEVLADFGYGRAHHRVIHFVGRNPGITVQQLLRILRITKQSLSRVLGALIHDGYIEQVKGRRDKRLRHLHLTDRGRELEAACSAPQRRLVAEAFAEAGIDAVHGYTAVLKALIDPGDRAEVLAMIEKD, translated from the coding sequence ATGGTTGACTTAAATAAGTTGAGCTCGGCCAGCCTGGCGCCGGAGGAACCCGCGGTGCGTCAGGCGATCGAACTCCTGTTCTTCGCCTACCGCGATTTCACGTCCGGCCCCGACGAGGTCCTCGCCGATTTCGGTTATGGGCGCGCGCACCATCGCGTGATCCATTTCGTGGGCCGGAATCCGGGGATCACGGTGCAACAGCTGCTGCGGATCCTGCGGATAACCAAGCAGTCGCTCTCGCGTGTGCTGGGCGCGCTGATCCACGACGGCTACATCGAACAGGTCAAGGGCCGGCGCGACAAGCGGCTGCGCCACCTGCACCTGACCGATCGCGGACGGGAGCTGGAGGCGGCCTGCTCGGCGCCGCAACGCCGCCTGGTCGCCGAGGCTTTCGCCGAAGCGGGCATCGACGCCGTGCACGGCTATACCGCTGTGCTCAAGGCGCTGATCGATCCGGGCGACCGGGCCGAGGTGCTGGCGATGATCGAAAAGGACTGA